A stretch of DNA from Spirochaetaceae bacterium:
CGGATGCAGGTACACCGACTCGTCGGCCTGCATGATGCGCCGCGGCTCGCCGTCGGGGTCGCGCAGCAGCAGGTCCATCGAGCCGTACGATTCGATCGGCGAACCGCGCACTTCGGCGATCCGCTCCGCCAAGCGCGTCACCAGGCGCGACGGGCGCTCGTGGTAGGGAGTAGCGGGATCGCAGATCCACGCGGTCTCGGTAGCCGCATCCCAATACTCCAGCCGTCCCTCGAAGCGGTCGATCTCGGTGCGCGGCAGGCGGACGGGCTTGCAGCCCGGGAACGCCGACGTCTGGGCGGGCTCGGCGCGCCCGGGTTGCGCTGCTTCGGACCGCTCGGTTGGTGGTGCTTTGGTGCTGGCCATACCGCCAGCGTAGCTCATCTCGCGCGGGCATGCAAACCGAGCGTTCCAGATCCCGCGACTCTCCCGGCCGGTTCCCGGACGCGAACGGATGGTGTATGCTGTCGGACGATTGGTCTGTCACTGAAACCATTAGAGGTGGAACATGGCAATGTTGACCGTTGAAGGCGTCTTCGAAAACGGCCGGATCAGGCTTCGCGACAAGGTGGCGCTACCCGAACAGACGAAAGTATATGTAGTGATTCCCGAAATCGAGCCGACACCGCTAGCCTATACGTACAGCCCACGACTTGTACATCCGGAACAAGCCCATGACTGCCCATGACTTCGTGAAACAGGTCATCGGGGTACCACCGGATGCCGAGCTATGATGCCACGGGTAGCGATCCACCGGCGGCAACGGCCGGCTCGGCGCCTACGGCGCGTAGGCGGTCGGAAGGGCCGCATTCGCCGATCCGCAGAGTCAGCGACGTGATCTGACACCGAGCGAGCTACCGGAGGGCGCCCCACGCGTTCACCCGCGTGATCCGCACGGCGATGACCGGCAGCGGTTCGATCGCCATCGCGCGGTACTGAGGGTAGCGCTCACGCAACGCCGCCTGCGCGCGGTCGTGCTCGTCGCCGCGGTCGAGGATGTCGGCGTGGCCGCGCAGCATCACCCAGGCGAGCCGGGACCAGTCTTCGTCGTAGCGGTCCACGACCACGGCAACGTGCGGGTTCAGGGCGATGTTGCGTAGCCGGCGCAGCGTGCGTCCGTCGGAGCGCTTCGGC
This window harbors:
- a CDS encoding antitoxin family protein, translating into MAMLTVEGVFENGRIRLRDKVALPEQTKVYVVIPEIEPTPLAYTYSPRLVHPEQAHDCP
- a CDS encoding TIGR03668 family PPOX class F420-dependent oxidoreductase; its protein translation is MLSGAARRFVASMRVARLATADANGAPHVVPVCYALLGDSLYVTIDEKPKRSDGRTLRRLRNIALNPHVAVVVDRYDEDWSRLAWVMLRGHADILDRGDEHDRAQAALRERYPQYRAMAIEPLPVIAVRITRVNAWGALR